ATAGCGACTTAGATAAAGGCTTACCGGCATTTTATATGTACGTTGAAAGACTATAAGTCAGCAACAGAAAAAATGAATATTAACTATAAAAAAACATGTATTTATGCTGCTTTATTAAGTTTGTCCTTACTCTCTATGGCAGCATATTCAGCTGTTGGTTGCAGCAGTGAAGAACTCGCTGCACATAGAGCATTAAGCGAAGCAGAAAAAGCCAAGGTTTATGGCTTCGAAGGTTCGGGTATCCCTTGTTCTACCCAAATGAAAGCGCTAACGAAAGAGTGGCAAGCAATGAACCGCTCTGCAGCTAAGCAGAAGGGACGTGAACGTTTTAATGAAAACAAATACGGCATGTTCATTCACTGGGGATTATATTCATCATTAGGCGGCATTTACAAAGGTGAAAAAACCGAAGAGGGACGCGGTACTGGCCCATCTATTGGTGAATGGATCATGCGTCGTAAAGAAATTCCTCGGGCTGAATATGCTGAGTTAGCAAAAGACTTCAATCCACAAAAATTTAACGCCGAAGAATGGGTGGCCATAGCTAAAGCCGCAGGCATGAAATATATCGTCATGGGAGCAAAGCACCATGAAGGTTTTGCAATGTTTGATTCAGATGTTGATGACTTCAACCTAGTTGATGCCACACCATTTGGTCGCGATGCAATAAAAGAAATGGAGATAGCGGCGAAAAAAGCCGATATCGATTTTGGTGTGTACTACTCAAATTCTCTTGATTGGCGCTCGGGTGGTGATGGTGGCATGCAAGACTATGGTCCTGCGCCTGGTATTAAAGCTAGACGCAGTGCGATGCCCAATACTTGGGATCCTAGCTCGATTACATTTGACGATTTCATTCAAAAAAAATCAATTCCACAAGTAAAAGAATTGTTGGAAAAGTATGAGTTAAGCCAAATTTGGTTTGATACACCTATTTATATTCCAGCCCAATACAGTATGGAATTTTATAAAACTGTGTATAACGCAAACCCTGAAATATTGGTAAATGCCCGTATTGGTAATGGTTTTGGCGATATTGGTACCCCTGGTGATAATGTCATACCCGATGAAGCAAGTAGTAATACTTGGGAAGGTATTGCCACCACTAATAATACTTGGGGTTTTAAATCCTATGATACTGATTGGAAGCAGCCAATTGAATTATTGTACTGGTTGGTGGCGAATGTCAGCAAAGGTGGAAACTTCTTATTAAATGTAGGCCCGGATGGCGAAGGAGTCATTCCTGTTGAATCAGCTAATATCTTAAAAGAAGTTGGCCAATGGTTAAGTATGAATGGTGAGGCGATTTACGACTCTCAGCCTTGGCAAGTTGATCATGAAGGTCCGACTAATCTTAGTATGAAAGGCACCAAACATAGAGAAAACAATAAAGTCGCTTTCGACTTTAAAGACAATGATTTTTGGTTTACCAGCAAGGCTAATAAAATTTATGTGATTTCTTTAGCTAATCCCAATACGAATAAAGTCTCGATTAAATCACTGAGTGGCCAAGAGATCAAAAGTATCCGGGTATTAGGACAAGATGACAGGGTTAATTGGCAGCAAGGCCCTGATGCTATCAATATTCAATTACCTAAAATACATAACGACAGCATTGGTTATGCCTTGGAAATAAGCTTGTAGGCAATAAAAATTAAGGTAGCTGAAGATACTTAATTAATTAGCTAATTTAGCTCAGCTGCCTAGCAATAAACGATAGGAAAAATTATGACATTCAGTAAATTAAGGTTAACCAGTGTTATTACGGGCCTCTTTTTAGTACTAACCACCTCTGCCACTTATGCCAAACAAACTGAAAAAGCAGTGGAAAAACCGAATATTATCTTCATTTTTGCTGATGATTTAGGTTGGGGAGATATTAGTAAACACGGTCATCCAGATATACGTACCCCCAATATAGACAGATTAGCTGAAGAAGGTTCTGAGTTTTATCAGTTTAGCGTTTCTAATCCAGTATGTTCTCCTAGCCGAGCTGCAGTATTAACTGGACAGTATCCGTCAAGAAATAGTGTTCATCGCCACTTTGCAACCCTAGAGCATCATCAAAACTTCGCTATGCCTGATTGGTTAGACAATACAGTTGTAACTATGCCAAAAGTGTTGCGACAAACAGGTTACAGAACGGCCCATTTCGGTAAATGGCATTTAACCAACAGAAATGTAAAAGATGCACCATTGCCTTCTGAGTATGGGTATGACGAAGCAGCTGTTTTCAACGGCCCAGGTCCACAAACAGATACCTTTAAACTCTATGATGATGCGTTAGATTTTATCAAGCGTAATAAAGACAAGCCTTTTTTCATCAATTTATGGATCCATGAAACCCATACACCTCATTACCCGCCAAAAGATTCCATGGCTAAATATACTCACTTAAATGAACAGGACCAAGTTTACGCGGCTGTGGTTGATGGTGCGGATCAACGTATCGGTAAAATTTTGAATTTATTAGATGAATTGGCCCTAACAGAGAACACCTTAGTGGTCTTTTCTAGTGATAATGGCCCGGAAGTCACAGGTCCTAAAAGTAAATATTTTCACCCTAACGATCCAGATGGAAAAGTTGAAGGTATCGAACCTTTAGGTACCTATTTTAGTGTCGGAAAAACCGCAGGTCTACGTGGTCAAAAACGCGACACTTATGAAGGTGGTTTACGTGTGCCTTTTTTAGTGCGTTGGCCTGGACATGTGCCTGTGGGACGGGTTGATACTCAGTCGGTGGTTACTGCAGTTGATTTATTACCAACTTTTGCTGATGTAGCAGGGGCAAAGTTACCAGAAGGTTATCAATCTGACGGTCAAAGTATTCTACCTTTATTGCTAGGTGGTACTTTAGAACGTGAAAAACCTATGTTCTGGCAATGGCAATACGGTAAAGCGTCAGGCAAAAAGCCAATGCTTGCTGTACGCGAAGGTCCTTGGAAACTGTTTTTCTATCAAGATAAAAACCAAATTGAATTATATAACTTGATGACAGATCGTGCTGAATCTATGAACGTTGCTGACCAATACCCACGGATTGTAAATAAATTAAAAAACTTAGCGCTGGAGTGGGATAAAACCTTGCCTACAGCACCACCTAAGTCGGCACTTTCGCAGCAAAGAAAAGTAAATTAGGCAATATTGAAGCGCAGTATGTTGTTGCAAATAAACCAGCGTGAGTTTTTGCATACAGCTCAAGCAAAAAATGAGTTCACCTGTCGAATAAGAAACAAATATAAAATAGTAATAGGAACACCAATGATGTTAACTAAAAATAAAATTGCAGCAACATTAGCAAGAGTGATACTTGTATCAACTGTCTTATCTGCACCTGTATATTCTCAAGACAGTGAGGTTGAAAAAACACAGTCTATGGATGAAATGTGGGGTGACAGCAGTTTAGATAAAGCTAAACATGCTAACGCTGAACGTGGTGCGTGGTTTTCTGAAGATAAATATTCTATGTTTATTCACTGGGGGCTTTTTTCAATTCCCGCTGGTGAATGGAAAGGCAAAACCTATTACGGTATTTCTGAATGGTTAATGTCTGGTCGCGTGGCTGGTATTCCAAAAGAAGAATATAAAGAATTAGCCAAACAGTTTAATCCAACAAAATTTGATGCTAAAGCTATCGTGCAATTGGCAGTCGATGCCGGCATGAAAAATATTGTTATTACCGCAAAACACCATGAAGGTTTTGCTATGTATGATTCTAAAAGCAGTACCTATGATATTGCCGATGCCTCTCCCTTTAAACGCGACCCATTAAAAGAGCTGGCTGATGCCTGTGAAGAAGCGGGTATTGGCTTGGGCTTTTATTATTCTCAAATGCAAGATTGGTATGAACAAGGTAGCGCCAGTATTCCTTGGTCATCTGAAAAGCAAGAAGGGGACTTTACCGAGTATTTTGAGCGAAAGGTGGTTCCACAAGTTACTGAATTACTCACTCAGTATGGTCCAATTCGCACCGTTTGGTTTGATACGCCTGGAGACATGACTAAAGCTCAATCTCAAAAACTAGTTGATCTAGTGAGAAGTTTACAACCTAAAGCCATGATAAATAGTCGAATAGGTAATGGGGTGGGGGATTTCTCTACCTTAGGTGACCATAGCCTTTCACAAGTTAACCACCCTGGCCTTTGGGAAACCATTGATACTACTAATAATAGCTGGGGTGATGCTTGGTATGACAAAAATTGGAAATCAGGCACAGAAATATTACACCGTTTAATTGCGACTGTAGGTCGTGGCGGTAACTATATGCTTAATATCGGCCCAAGAGGTAATGGTGAAGTACCGGAAATGGCAGCTAAAGGATTACGCCGTGCAGGTAAATGGTTAGCCCAAAATGGCGAAACAATCTATGGTGCTAAAGGATCTCCTTGGGGACGAGCTCAATCATGGGGCGATATTACCACTAAGGGGAATGAACTTTATTTACATGTGTTTGATTGGCCTGAAGATGGAAAAATTAATTTATCAGGCTTGAGTAATGACATTGTTTCTGCACGTGTAATTAACACAGAAGAGCCTGGATTGTTAAGCGGTTTATTTAATAAAGACCAAGGTGAAGTGAACTTTGCTAAGCAAACCAATGGTTGGACCAGCTTTACTTTACCAGCAAATAAACCTGAATCTTTAGTACCGGTAATTGTTGTCGAGCTTAAAGGCGAGCCAAAAGTAGATAAAACTATTGGTATTGATCCAAGTATTGAAACAACGCTAAATTCAGCTTTTGCTAGTTGTAATGGTTGTACTAATGAAGAAATTCGTTGGATGCAAAAATTCGGGGATTGGAATTATGCTAATAATCTGCGGACTTGGAAAGATAATGGCAAAGGTGAATGGCAAGTTGATGTAGCTAAGGCCGGTGATTATTTCTTTGAAGTAGAATATTCAGCCGATGAACTAGTTGATTTTAGCGAGTGGATATTCTCATTTAATGGTGAAGAATTAATGTTACAAGCACTAGATACTGGAGAGCGCAGAAACTCTAAGCGTCAAGGCGGACATAAAACTCTATACCGTTACCGCACTGATGAAGTAGGCGTTGTGAATCTTAAAGCAGGTAAACAAGCGATAACAGTAACACCAAAAGGTAAGGTCGTTTCAGGCGGCATCAACCTTAAAGCTATCCATTTAACTCCGATTGTTGAGTGAGATTTTCATGAAAAAAATTATGTTATCTTCAGTAGTTAAGGTATTAATGTTAGTGGGTTTGTCTTCTTGCTCGTTAACAGAGCTGGCTAATGAAGAACAACCTCTAGCTAAACAGCCTAATATCGTCATCTTGTATGCTGACGATATGGGGATGGGGGATTTAGGAAGTTTTAATAAAGACTCAAAAATCCCAACCCCCAATTTAGATCAATTAGCAGCGCAAGGCATGCGTTTTACAGATGCTCACTCTTCATCAGGCATTTGTACGCCGTCACGTTATGCCTTACTAACTGGGCGTTATCATTGGCGTAAATTTCACGGCATAGTGCAGGCTTTTGGACCATCGGCATTTTCTCCAGAAAGATTGACGCTACCTGAAATGTTACAACAAAAAGGTTATGACACAGCCGCTATTGGTAAGTGGCATTTAGGTTGGGACTGGGATGCGGTTCGTAAAGAAGGACGGCCTAAAAAAGGTGTGACGCCAGATGATTTTGATTGGGATAAATCTATACCTGGTGGACCATTAGATAACGGTTTTGATTATTACTTCGGTGATACTGTAATTAACTTCCCGCCTTATGTTTGGATTGAGAATGATAAAGTGACTCAAACGCCAGACACTATGGTTGATAAAGATCTTTGGATAGTCAAAGAAGGTAATATGGAGTTTCGCAAAGGGCCAATGATCACTGGTTGGAATCCTTATGAAAATATTCCTACCACAACACAAAAAGGTGTTAACTATATTAAGCAGCATGCAAAGAATGACAAACCTTTCTTTTTATACTTTGCTTATCCGTCACCCCACGCACCTATTATTCCAAATGACAGATTTGATAATACTTCTAAAGCCGGCCCATATGGCGATTTAATGGTAGAAACAGATGATTCTATTGGCCAGTTATTACAAGCCATAAAAAGTGCTGGGATTGAAGATAATACCTTAGTGATTTTCAGTTCGGATAATGGGCCTGAACATTATGCTTATTTACGAGATGAAAAATTTGAGCACTGGTCATCGTATCCTTATCGAGGCTTAAAGCGTGATATTTACGAAGGTGGACATAGAGTACCTATGATAGTGCGCTGGCCTAACAATGTGCCAGCTAACAGCAAAACTGATGAGTTAGTTTCACAAATTGATATCATGGCAACACTCGCTAATCTGGTGGGTTTTGACTTACCTAATGATGCCGCAGAAGACTCGTTTAACCAACTGCCACTATGGACGGGTAAATCCCCAGTCAGTAGTCGTGACTCTCTGGTACATAATACTTTCGCCGAGAAATATGCCATTCGTAGTAATGATTGGACCCTAATCGCTACCAAGACAGGTAATGAGAATAGTCGTTTAGAAAGATTTAATTATTCTGATTGGCAAAAAAGGCATGGTTATGTGAGTGACGATAATGTTAAAGGTCAATTATTTGATATGGCTAGTGACAGTGGGCAACGCCATAACCTAATTGAAAAACATCCTGAAAAAGTCAGTGAATTACAGCAACAGCTGACGACAATTCAAAGCCAAGGCTGGTCAGCCCCGCATGCCAAGAAGTAATTATTCTTTTAAGTTAACTTATCCTAGCTGATTAGACAGCTAGGATTTTCAAATGACAAAAACACAGTAATCAAGGTGCTTTATGAACAAGTTTTTAGGATTCATCTCCATTATAATGGTGAGCTGCAGCGTGCAGGCAATCCAATCAAACAACACAATTAATAAGCCTAATATCATCATTTTTTATGTTGACGATTTAGGTTGGCAAGATTCTGAATTAAACGATGTGGATGAACCTACGCCTTGGGAAACGCCTAATATGGTAGCGTTAGCAAAGCGTGGAATGAACTTTTCTCAAGCTTATTCGTCTGCACCTACTTGTGCACCATCAAGAGGTGGTTTGATATCTGGGCAGCATCCTGCTAAAACAAATTTTACTCATGTAAGTGGTGCGGGTATTCCTAAAGCAATTAATAAACGCAGCCAATTAATTGCTCCATATTTTAATGATCATCTTAGCCCTAAAACCTTGACATTAGCTGAAGCATTAAAAGCCAATGGTTATAAAACCGGCCATGTTGGTAAATGGCACATGGGTAGTTACGCGAGTAATTCTCCAGCGGCCTATGGCTTTGATTTTTCATTTGAAAAAAGAGGGGCACATACAGGAAGTAAAGCGCGTCATAAAGACTTTGACAATAAACAATTTCCTTTAAGCAAAGAAAAGTATCCGCCATTTAGTAAGAAACACCCACAAGGTATTTCATATCCACTTGATTTAGTAACAGAGAATGCACTTAACTTTGTAACCGAGAATAAACAACAACCATTTTTTCTTTATTTAGCCCACTGGATGGTACATGTACCTATAGTGACTAAAAACAAAGCTTTACTTGAATATTATACAGACAAGTTAGGTATTCCTTTTCCTCAAAATGCTGATCCTATCACTACAGAAGGTCAAACTAATCCTTATTATGGTGCCATGGTAACAACAGTTGATTGGAGTTTAGGTCGTTTAATGTCATTACTTGAAACAACTGATGATCCACGTAATCCAGGAAAAAAACTAATTGAAACCACTTATATTTTCTTCTCATCAGACAATGGCGGCGCAGAAAGACATGCCACTGAAATCATCACAGATAACTTGCCGTTAGATAAAGGCAAAAAACATACTGAAGAGGGTGGTGTTAGAGTACCTATGGTGGTGACAGGACCTACAGTTACTCAAGATGTAACATATGATGGTATGGTGAATCAGCTTGATTACTACCCAACAATTTTAGAATTAACTGACACTAAAATTTCTCAACAAGACAGCGATAAACTTAGCGGACTTAATTTATCTGCGGTGCTTAAAGATAAAAATAAACAAGTCACTGATCAAAATGGCGAAGTGCGAAAGAACTTATTCTGGCACTTTCCACATAATCTAGACGATTCAATGCGTGGGGCTATTCGTCAGGGTGACTATAAACTTCATAAGTATTACCTAGATAATCATTATTCTTTATACCGATTATATAAAGATGGTAAGCGCTTTGATATTGAAGAAAAAAATGACCTAGCGGCACTGCCTGAATATGCCCAAGTGGTAAAAGAATTGGCAACTAATTTGGAGCAATTATTAGCAGAAAATAATGCCATTTATCCTAACTTAAACCCTGAACATGAGGATAATATAGCTACGAGAAAAGCTGTTCCTGTCGTTGTTTCAAGTACCTTTAACAAAACTAGACGTATGGCTGAAATCACCTTAACAAAAGGAAAAACGCCGTTAAAAGAAGCCTATATATTGGTTGAAATAGCTAAAACTAAAGGCAGTGATAAACGGGAAAAACGTGGCAAGTTGGTAGTGACGTATAAAAAGTTGCCAGTTGAAATTGACTCTAACAAAATGACAGTTTCAGGCCATGTTCCAGAAGGTCATGATGCTTACCTTTTTGTGTTAATTGATGAAAATAATTTCTTAGTAAAAAGCGATAAGTACAAATCCCTTTAATTTTTATTGCCGTTAGTCGTCAATTTTTAAGGATTGGTATGTATAAAAAATTAATCTTGGTGATAGCTTTTTATGCCGTAGCCTTATTTTCAGGGTATGCCTCAGCCGCCGAGAAACCGAATATATTGTTCATTTTTGCTGATGACCAAATGTATAAATCATTGGGAACTAACAATAAGGATATTAAAACTCCCAATCTTGATAGTTTAGCGGCACGGGGAGTCAGTTTTACCCATGCTTATAATCCAGGTTCATACTCACCAGCTGTATGTATGGCGAGTAGAATGATGTTAAATTCTGGAGCTTTTCTTTGGCAAGCGGCTAAATATCCCTCTCGTAATAAAATTGCTGCTAACAGTACTAATTCCAACAGTGCCTATTGGAGCCAATATATAAAAGATGCAGGTTACGAAACCTATATGTCAGGTAAGTGGCATGTACCTGTTTCGGCAAAAGCACTTTTTGATCACAGCACTCATATTCGTGCTGGTATGCCTAAACAAACACCGATTCGTTATCGCCGAAAATTTATCGAAGGAGAAGCTGACACATGGTCTCCCTATGACAAGTCAAAAGGCGGTTTTTGGCAAGGTGGTAAACATTGGAGTAAAGTACTTGCTGATGACGGTCAAAACTTTTTAGAACAAACTAAAAACAGTGACAAACCCTTCTTCATGTATTTGGCATTTAATGCCCCCCATGATCCACGCCAAGCGCCAAAGAAATTTGTGGATATGTACCCAGTTAAAAATATCACAGTACCTGAAAATTTCTTAACAAGTTACCCCTATAATGAACATGCCGGTGCGCCTGAAACCTTAAGAGATGAACGCTTGGCTCCACACCCACGCACTAAATTCGCAGTACAAACGAACTTACAAGAATATTATGCTTCGATTAGCCATTTAGATGAACAGGTAGGTCGTATACTTAAAGCACTCGAAGCAACAGGGAAAGAAGAAAACACTTACATCATATTTACCGCCGACCATGGTTTAGCTGTAGGTGATCATGGTTTTATGGGTAAACAAAATATGTATGACCGTAGTATACGTGTTCCCTTATTTATCGTCGGCCCAGGTTTAGCCCACGGCAAGCAAGTAACCGCGCCTGTATATCTGCAAGATGTTATGCCTACTTCGATAGAACTTGCCGGCGCTAAGGTACCTGAAAATGTAGCCTTTCATTCATTGCTGCCTCTTGCAACAGGGAAAACCGATAGTAGTGCTTATCCTGCAATTTATGGTGCTTACACCCATTTACAACGTATGTACCGCACTGAAAAATATAAATTAATTATTTATCCCAATGCCAATGTGGTGCGTTTGTACGATATGGCAAATGATCCCTTTGAAATGCATGATTTGGCCGAAGCTAAAAATAAACCCGTTAAGTTGATGGGACAATTATTTAGTGAATTTCTCGAACTGCAAAAAGCAATTGATGATCCTTTAGATGTGAGTCAGGTATTAGCTAATTTTCTAAATGGAGTACCTGCATTACCTTTATCTAAAGGCAATGCAAAACACGAATAGACTTACTGATTACAACAACACTCGAAAACAACCTACTAGTAAAAATGATGATTAGTAGTTTGACTTATAGTCGCTTACGTAGCATGACAATGATGTGTTTGGCCAACCAGAACTAAACTTTCTGGTGCTTGAAAATATCAATTGTTATTTGTTTCATTCACTGAATACCAGTACTTAGATTAGTAACAGGAAACGTTATGAAAAAAATTAAATTATTGCATTTTAAATTACTAAATTATTGGAGATTAAGCATTGCCCAGCTTAGATTTTTCCAATTAAAAACAGTCTCTAAAATGATCATTTTTTCAATGCTATTTTGTCTTAATTTACCCCAAGCATTGGCTAACGAAAGACCAGAGAAGCCCAATGTAATGTTAATCCTAACCGATGATTTAGGCTGGCAAGACGTAAAACGTTACGATATTGATAAACCTTCACCATTCGAAACTCCTAATATCGATAAACTAGCTGATGAAGGCGTTCTTTTTTGGCAGGCTTATTCTCCGGCTACCACTTGTTCACCTTCTAGGGGAGCTATTTTATCTGGTAAACATCCTGTACGTATCCAAAGAACTAGCGTAAGAGGTGGGCATCCCCCTTTACCATATAATCAATCGTCTCCTTTAATTAGCCCTTGGATGAAAGGGGCGTTAGATTCCTCTGAAATAACAATTGCGGAATTGTTGCAGAAAAATGGTTACAAAACAGGCCATTCAGGCAAATGGCATGTTGGAGTTGCTGGAACGGATATACCTTTGCCTACAGAGCAAGGATTTGAGTTCTCAAAACATGGTTTTGGGGCGCATAAGCGCATGCAGGATAGAACCAAAGAATTTTCAACCACAGATACTTCTGAGCCATTTTACTTAGATGATAAAGGCTTCCCATTTGATGACATCACCCAAGATGGCCTTGATTTTATGGAACAAGCTAAAAACAGCCCGTTTTTTCTGTTTTATTCTTCTCGCTTAGTACACACCCCTATCCAAACAAGAAGCGAAGTATTATTACGTAAATACTATGC
The sequence above is a segment of the Paraglaciecola sp. L3A3 genome. Coding sequences within it:
- a CDS encoding sulfatase, whose translation is MQAIQSNNTINKPNIIIFYVDDLGWQDSELNDVDEPTPWETPNMVALAKRGMNFSQAYSSAPTCAPSRGGLISGQHPAKTNFTHVSGAGIPKAINKRSQLIAPYFNDHLSPKTLTLAEALKANGYKTGHVGKWHMGSYASNSPAAYGFDFSFEKRGAHTGSKARHKDFDNKQFPLSKEKYPPFSKKHPQGISYPLDLVTENALNFVTENKQQPFFLYLAHWMVHVPIVTKNKALLEYYTDKLGIPFPQNADPITTEGQTNPYYGAMVTTVDWSLGRLMSLLETTDDPRNPGKKLIETTYIFFSSDNGGAERHATEIITDNLPLDKGKKHTEEGGVRVPMVVTGPTVTQDVTYDGMVNQLDYYPTILELTDTKISQQDSDKLSGLNLSAVLKDKNKQVTDQNGEVRKNLFWHFPHNLDDSMRGAIRQGDYKLHKYYLDNHYSLYRLYKDGKRFDIEEKNDLAALPEYAQVVKELATNLEQLLAENNAIYPNLNPEHEDNIATRKAVPVVVSSTFNKTRRMAEITLTKGKTPLKEAYILVEIAKTKGSDKREKRGKLVVTYKKLPVEIDSNKMTVSGHVPEGHDAYLFVLIDENNFLVKSDKYKSL
- a CDS encoding sulfatase-like hydrolase/transferase gives rise to the protein MTFSKLRLTSVITGLFLVLTTSATYAKQTEKAVEKPNIIFIFADDLGWGDISKHGHPDIRTPNIDRLAEEGSEFYQFSVSNPVCSPSRAAVLTGQYPSRNSVHRHFATLEHHQNFAMPDWLDNTVVTMPKVLRQTGYRTAHFGKWHLTNRNVKDAPLPSEYGYDEAAVFNGPGPQTDTFKLYDDALDFIKRNKDKPFFINLWIHETHTPHYPPKDSMAKYTHLNEQDQVYAAVVDGADQRIGKILNLLDELALTENTLVVFSSDNGPEVTGPKSKYFHPNDPDGKVEGIEPLGTYFSVGKTAGLRGQKRDTYEGGLRVPFLVRWPGHVPVGRVDTQSVVTAVDLLPTFADVAGAKLPEGYQSDGQSILPLLLGGTLEREKPMFWQWQYGKASGKKPMLAVREGPWKLFFYQDKNQIELYNLMTDRAESMNVADQYPRIVNKLKNLALEWDKTLPTAPPKSALSQQRKVN
- a CDS encoding alpha-L-fucosidase, producing the protein MNINYKKTCIYAALLSLSLLSMAAYSAVGCSSEELAAHRALSEAEKAKVYGFEGSGIPCSTQMKALTKEWQAMNRSAAKQKGRERFNENKYGMFIHWGLYSSLGGIYKGEKTEEGRGTGPSIGEWIMRRKEIPRAEYAELAKDFNPQKFNAEEWVAIAKAAGMKYIVMGAKHHEGFAMFDSDVDDFNLVDATPFGRDAIKEMEIAAKKADIDFGVYYSNSLDWRSGGDGGMQDYGPAPGIKARRSAMPNTWDPSSITFDDFIQKKSIPQVKELLEKYELSQIWFDTPIYIPAQYSMEFYKTVYNANPEILVNARIGNGFGDIGTPGDNVIPDEASSNTWEGIATTNNTWGFKSYDTDWKQPIELLYWLVANVSKGGNFLLNVGPDGEGVIPVESANILKEVGQWLSMNGEAIYDSQPWQVDHEGPTNLSMKGTKHRENNKVAFDFKDNDFWFTSKANKIYVISLANPNTNKVSIKSLSGQEIKSIRVLGQDDRVNWQQGPDAINIQLPKIHNDSIGYALEISL
- a CDS encoding sulfatase-like hydrolase/transferase, whose protein sequence is MYKKLILVIAFYAVALFSGYASAAEKPNILFIFADDQMYKSLGTNNKDIKTPNLDSLAARGVSFTHAYNPGSYSPAVCMASRMMLNSGAFLWQAAKYPSRNKIAANSTNSNSAYWSQYIKDAGYETYMSGKWHVPVSAKALFDHSTHIRAGMPKQTPIRYRRKFIEGEADTWSPYDKSKGGFWQGGKHWSKVLADDGQNFLEQTKNSDKPFFMYLAFNAPHDPRQAPKKFVDMYPVKNITVPENFLTSYPYNEHAGAPETLRDERLAPHPRTKFAVQTNLQEYYASISHLDEQVGRILKALEATGKEENTYIIFTADHGLAVGDHGFMGKQNMYDRSIRVPLFIVGPGLAHGKQVTAPVYLQDVMPTSIELAGAKVPENVAFHSLLPLATGKTDSSAYPAIYGAYTHLQRMYRTEKYKLIIYPNANVVRLYDMANDPFEMHDLAEAKNKPVKLMGQLFSEFLELQKAIDDPLDVSQVLANFLNGVPALPLSKGNAKHE
- a CDS encoding arylsulfatase, giving the protein MKKIMLSSVVKVLMLVGLSSCSLTELANEEQPLAKQPNIVILYADDMGMGDLGSFNKDSKIPTPNLDQLAAQGMRFTDAHSSSGICTPSRYALLTGRYHWRKFHGIVQAFGPSAFSPERLTLPEMLQQKGYDTAAIGKWHLGWDWDAVRKEGRPKKGVTPDDFDWDKSIPGGPLDNGFDYYFGDTVINFPPYVWIENDKVTQTPDTMVDKDLWIVKEGNMEFRKGPMITGWNPYENIPTTTQKGVNYIKQHAKNDKPFFLYFAYPSPHAPIIPNDRFDNTSKAGPYGDLMVETDDSIGQLLQAIKSAGIEDNTLVIFSSDNGPEHYAYLRDEKFEHWSSYPYRGLKRDIYEGGHRVPMIVRWPNNVPANSKTDELVSQIDIMATLANLVGFDLPNDAAEDSFNQLPLWTGKSPVSSRDSLVHNTFAEKYAIRSNDWTLIATKTGNENSRLERFNYSDWQKRHGYVSDDNVKGQLFDMASDSGQRHNLIEKHPEKVSELQQQLTTIQSQGWSAPHAKK
- a CDS encoding alpha-L-fucosidase, with the translated sequence MMLTKNKIAATLARVILVSTVLSAPVYSQDSEVEKTQSMDEMWGDSSLDKAKHANAERGAWFSEDKYSMFIHWGLFSIPAGEWKGKTYYGISEWLMSGRVAGIPKEEYKELAKQFNPTKFDAKAIVQLAVDAGMKNIVITAKHHEGFAMYDSKSSTYDIADASPFKRDPLKELADACEEAGIGLGFYYSQMQDWYEQGSASIPWSSEKQEGDFTEYFERKVVPQVTELLTQYGPIRTVWFDTPGDMTKAQSQKLVDLVRSLQPKAMINSRIGNGVGDFSTLGDHSLSQVNHPGLWETIDTTNNSWGDAWYDKNWKSGTEILHRLIATVGRGGNYMLNIGPRGNGEVPEMAAKGLRRAGKWLAQNGETIYGAKGSPWGRAQSWGDITTKGNELYLHVFDWPEDGKINLSGLSNDIVSARVINTEEPGLLSGLFNKDQGEVNFAKQTNGWTSFTLPANKPESLVPVIVVELKGEPKVDKTIGIDPSIETTLNSAFASCNGCTNEEIRWMQKFGDWNYANNLRTWKDNGKGEWQVDVAKAGDYFFEVEYSADELVDFSEWIFSFNGEELMLQALDTGERRNSKRQGGHKTLYRYRTDEVGVVNLKAGKQAITVTPKGKVVSGGINLKAIHLTPIVE